In the Mixophyes fleayi isolate aMixFle1 unplaced genomic scaffold, aMixFle1.hap1 Scaffold_4072, whole genome shotgun sequence genome, one interval contains:
- the LOC142134168 gene encoding cytochrome P450 2G1-like: MDSSWIVAVLLMVITCNFIYLTWDTMYRKRNLPPGPTPLPLVGTLLYIKRGGLVNSLMKLWEKYGPVYTLYFGPRPVVVVCGYEAVKEALVERGEDFGSRGHLPSMERFTKTYGISFSNGKRWRIMRTFTLKTLKSFGFGKKGIEESIQTEAQYVVEEFRKLQGLSLDPTKRIMDAIYNVLCSIIFGERFDYEDEQFTRLLRIVKEIFHIASSPWGQLHNILPAIMNNIPGPHQKTITFSEELSDYVLERVKASQETLDPSSPRHFIDSFLIKIDQVIISRK, encoded by the exons ATGGATAGCTCATGGATTGTGGCAGTGCTCCTTATGGTCATCACCTGCAACTTTATCTACTTGACTTGGGACACAATGTACCGGAAACGTAACCTCCCTCCAGGTCCAACTCCCCTGCCTCTAGTTGGAACCTTGCTTTACATAAAGAGGGGGGGATTGGTGAATTCCCTTATGAAG CTCTGGGAGAAATATGGTCCAGTGTATACCCTTTATTTTGGCCCTCGACCAGTGGTTGTCGTTTGTGGATATGAAGCTGTAAAGGAAGCACTTGTTGAACGAGGTGAAGATTTCGGTTCCCGAGGTCATCTACCTTCAATGGAGAGATTTACCAAGACTTATG GTATTAGTTTCAGCAACGGGAAACGGTGGAGAATTATGCGCACCTTTACTCTAAAGACACTCAAAAGCTTTGGTTTTGGAAAGAAAGGCATTGAGGAGAGCATTCAAACAGAAGCACAGTACGTGGTGGAAGAATTTAGGAAGTTACAAG GTCTTTCATTGGATCCAACCAAGAGGATAATGGATGCCATCTATAACGTTCTTTGTTCCATTATATTTGGAGAACGTTTCGATTATGAGGATGAGCAGTTCACCAGGCTTCTTAGAATCGTGAAGGAAATATTCCATATTGCATCCTCTCCATGGGGACAA CTCCACAACATTCTTCCAGCAATTATGAACAACATTCCAGGACCTCACCAGAAGACAATCACTTTCTCTGAAGAACTGAGTGACTATGTATTAGAGAGGGTGAAGGCCAGCCAAGAGACTCTGGATCCCAGCTCACCCAGACATTTTATTGATAGTTTCCTCATTAAAATAGATCAGGTAATTATTAGCAGAAAATAA